The genomic window atgaaaataaggtcaaggtcagatgacacttgccagttggacatgtacaccttacagtccttccatacaccgaatatactagccctattgcttatagtatctgcaatatggacttgaccaccaaaacttaaccttgttcactgatccatgaaatgaggtcgaggtcaagtgaaaactgtctgacagacatgaggaccttgcaaggtacgcacatatcaaatatagttatcctagtggtcactgaaccatgaaaatgaggtcaaggacattggacatgtgactgacatgtgactgacggaaacttcgtaacatgaagcatctaacaaagtatgaagcatctaggtcttccaccttctaaaaatataaagcttttaagaagtgagctaacgccgcccccgccggatcactatccctatgtcgagctttctgcaacaaaagttgcaggctcgacaaaaaaccaatatttcaacccattagttacaacatgaacttttaacttgattagcatattggataattttaaacaaatttgaaaattaatttagtacttagaaaattatgtgtcgatTTTCTATccaattttctacaaaaataatttgcaCCCTATGACTGTTTACATAGAATTTAGTTACTTTTCGAcaggttttgattttcattagCATATGTGCAtatattgcaaatgaaagctttttaaaatagtgtatctcattttgttttatatttaatactttttgatgaattttatttcagtcatgtatcgtttcttttgttgactagtatataacATATATAGTTATAACTATGCGTGACAGATCGAGAAAAAAGGTGCTTATTTTACGACTTTAATGGACCGGCAAACCTGCAGGCTAAAAACGATTTTTTCGCAAAGCCAATACTTTCAGCTAACTTTTTTGCCCAGTCGTAGACATTTCATACGGTGCAGTTGTTTtagaaaatggaaagaaaaaagacacaatttgaattttgttactcttatttttgtcttttgacatatgattttgcattttatacatagtttaattgtttattcatAATGTAAAACTAGAACtccttatttttttcttctaaattttgtCCATTTTCACTCAGTTTAGCGAAAGCACACGCTGTATTATGTTAACGAAGTGGTTACaacatttgtaaatttagattacattgataatttcatgattttccGAATGAAAATGTTTTAGACTTCCTATTGTAAAGTTTCGAAGCCATTCCAAGtcagtatttcttattaattAACTTTAATGAGGATTTTGAACTTTGCATTATAGTTAAATGAATATGATATGGACCTCCTCGTTATTATGATGCTCATTGGAAGATTGTAGTAATGTTTCTACACTTTCTGTCGACAAACGGCGAAAAGTCCTGGCAATGCATACCTGCTTTaaacactgtaaaaaaataaatgaattgagATTCGGTTGTTCCATCTTCTATTTTGTTGCTAGTCTGAATTCCTTTTAAAATGTGCATTTGGtggtttcattattttcaaattaagttgaaaatgaagtgttacagtttattttattatgaatttcttgtttagtaacaattcatatattttttggaGACTTTTTATAACCTCTtgtgaaataaattgacaacagtGAAAAActcaatcactaacctttgaccttatttaaaaaaaaattgcaccatataTCAATTCTACGACCaggcaaaaattaaagaataaatatTTCTCTTTCCAAAAAGTCATAATTTAGCCTGCAGGTAGGGTGGTCCATTAAAGTTGAAAAATTGTTGGATTGGTCACTCCACTAAAACCAATTATCTTCAGATGACAATGATGATGACACAGTCTATATTACATTGCCATACCAGTATACaaaaaaagttctggatccgcacTACCCCCTGTATATTATCAATTTCCCTACATTACTTACTAACCACAAATAAAAATTCAGAAGAAACGGTATCAACTTTGTAATTTGTTCTACTTGATTATTCATGAAAACTACATCATTTGCCCCTCCTGGGGTATTAGTATTTCTGGAACAGCCCTAATGACAAGATGTAGGAAGCAAATTCAGCaatatgttgttttatttctgacaagattaatatacatgtatagcaaaATACATAAAATGGTATTTCTTTCTAGAGTTCCTCTTCTTCCTGTAACATATGTTGCAAGAACATCAAAACTGTCCCAGGTCATCTGTTTCTATACAAAACATAAGTTGTTATTCCAATATGCACTAGGAAGCAGTTTATCTGGGGTTATTTTACACACTGTACAAAATACTTTTCATACTATCATCAAGTATTGGATTCTAAAGCTTGACATCGAAGCTGACATTCAGCAATATCATGCAAAACTTCCTGTATCTGACTCAGTAATGTATCTCCTTTACTGACAATGTCTTCCAAATGCTTTGCAGATTCTTGATTCTCATTTTCCAGTTTCTTCAAGCTGGCCAACTGAAATAATAAATGCAAAAGACTACAATCAATCAAAATCAAATTTATGATTTCTCAGAAGTTATTTACTTTTTCCATGGAGTATTGAATAGACTATGAACCCTGTAATGTAATGCTTTTAATTTACTAGTAAAtgtattgtaaattcagaaattattgtgaataatgcaaatggacagcttttgaaataaaaaagactCACATTCTGATATATATTATGCATTACAAAATGTTGATCTTACATACATCTGTATGCTGCAGGGGCGTAGCAGCCGGTACGGCAGGTACGGCTGCTGCCGTACCAATAATTTgcataaaaagtttttttaaaaccCAAAGTTTTTGCATGGAAATAAAGAAAACAAggtattaaagaaaataaaaaagatagaaaatcCATTTATGAGTCATAAGTAATTTACCGTATACATTCATTAATACCGGTTCAATAGAAATAAGAATATGGAGTATGTAGTGTATGTACTTCGATTCCGCCAGTTGAGACACACTCCTcgattgactgcaagggtacagcggatccatgtacactccctaaggattaatggaaatgtgtcctttacaatattatcccaccaccagaacaatccccacccaacaacGCCCAAGGGAGTGTGTAGGACACAGgggtctgttattatggtggaggaggccgaagtactcggagataACCACCGGGCTTCTCGGCGGGAACAAACAACCCGAAGAGATtttcagaagattgatctccaggtcaagcTGGGAACAACTTTGACCTACCGAGGCACCCGAAGTATCCAATCTAGGTTTATACTCCGGTCTGGATACCAGAAATGTGTGTGTGAGGGTGAAAATCATCCTACTGATGAACTGAAAATTCAACGTCTCGAGTGAGAATCGTACTCGGGACCTTCAGTaatgtagccatcggtcttaaccactagaccacgaacccACATTTTTTTTAGCTTGAgtttgagtgtcaatgagacaactctcaatccaagtcacaatgtgtaattaaaaagaaaacaattataggtaaaattACGGTCTTCAGTACGGAGCCTTGGCTCTGCCACATCGAACAGCAATCAATACAGAACCCAATCATAATTGactaaagtaaaacaattcaaacagacaAACGACAAAAGAGAAAATATCAGTttcctaattgtgaactttccatttctttgtagcatcgcctgcatacggagtatatatatctcccaatcgatacgatattcccggggttgtattttctataatgattttcttgatagagggttgctgctcgaAAGGAAGCAATacaaccaagagttccaaatggtaaagttgaaatcatcctttctttaattttacggatgctatcacgagttggttcaaCGTAACGGACTTTCCGTTTCACATATGAAATTGGATATGTTACTTATTTCTTAACTATACAATCCAgttcccttttcacgattgtgacctaccgagttagactatttaccgggtttgtaaaaaCATGAGCAAACGGTGCCATATTGGGACtaagcatgatctgcttacccgtccggagcacctAAGTTTACATCCAGTTTTTTGGGGGAGGTTGTTTTGTTTcgtcttttgttttatatgttgtgtcttgtgtactattagtTGTCTTTTTTTCAGCCATGCccgcgttgtcagtttatttttgatctacgagtttgaatgtccctctggtaactttcGCCCCCTCTTTTCTACAATTATCCTGGTGTAAACATTTCATAACATCAGTTGCATGACTTTTTTGTATGAATACTATGACTCAGTGGCATGGAAGAACTAATGTTATTAAGTACTCAGCTTCCCAACTTCGCTGTTTAAAGAGTTTCCGCAGAGAAAGTTATCGAACAAAACATACGAAAAACAAAAAGCGAGTTAAATTTCTCTTGTAATTTAactctttttttgaaaatttacggATTTTACTTCATTGAACAAAAGGTGTGAAACTTgaggcagattttttttttttaaataccaaagaGGCAAAAGTTCATTGAAGCAAAAGATTGAATAATATTTCTGTAATCTCGGAGTTTCACCCTCTACAAATTTACAATCTACTGtgtgataatgaaaaaaatgctaaaaataagCATTCCATGACGCTAAAATCTGTAACCATGCGTTACGAGTATACACCCTGGATATAAGTCCAGCAGTCACATTTACATGTAGTCGTCGATATAATCCCTAAGCCTTGTCCTTAGAATGGTACATTAAATGATAGACCAGCCCTTGCATCATTAActcattttttgtatttgtttctttTAGTCATGATCACTGTCactgacagaaaaaaatatacaacaagaatgtgttcatagaaCTCAgttgcccaactcgcactatcattttctatgttcagttgaccattaattgggatcaaaactttgatttcgaaatatataaataagaaagatattacctttgggaACATGTGAACAAAGTTTCAAGGTGGttagaattcaacttcatcaacttCCTCAAAAACTTCCCTGACCAAATACAAAGTTTAACCTAAAGCGGccactatcattttttatattcagtggaccgtaaaattgggatcaaaactctaattCTGCATGATGATTAAAAatatcatatcaaagggaacatatgtacagtttcaagttgatttgacttcaacttcattaaaagcTACCTTAattgacaaaaactttaacctgaagtgggacagacgacCAGACGAACGGACTCGCAGACCGAAATCATAATGCCTCAAGGATTggcatataaataaagaaaaaaagaatgattGCTGAAGTTATGGTGTTTCTTATGCTAGTTACAAACCcgtttattaacattttaaaataaaggaaCATGTTATTACATTACTTGTATATTCTAAAAACACATCCAACTCTTTGCATTTCTTTGCCAAAACCAACTTTCCCCCCTGAAATCgggttttatatttaataaaaaaaaataccgttGTCCAattgttatttttgattttttattattttactttcttattttttatatagactagaacacacccgtgatatcgcgagtcgtgactgaattaaagtatataactatgcgcaagcctttagttattttagtattagtattgtcatctgataaagtcatgccgattataagatacacagttttctttgctttcaattctttctgtttgaatccgtcgaactggaacttgaataatttgataatattaattatttggaaaacaaaaggtcctggaatggagtattttttaatcaacaacattgtcctatattagttataaatattgaattctttaattCGCTGTTtaacgtcatgcccgctaacaaattgaaaactgtacctatacgccttattttagtccagatttttagtattcgtattgttatcttagaaagtctaactgattaaaatactacaataggtaacaatttgacaattaagtagtgtcaaccctttgattatgacccgtgtaatactatatagcatattaatcctgaatacaccgtttggtggtgcgcctgtcagatgcggaacgtacagataaggtaatcggtaacaggtgaatatactattggtatcggtatcggattcgacccggaacttcttaattattggcaatattaattacgtggaaaacaaaagggcctggagtggtgtaatttttaatctacacctttgtactatattagttatatataaagttgaattctttgattcgtcgtttttacgtgatgacggctgacaaattggacctcgtaattttagtattatagataatgaAACATTAGCCTGCGATTTACAATATGTTTGTGCAGCTGAGCTTTATGTGAATGATGATGAACGAAATGTTCTAACGTTACATTGTTCTATGTTTAGAGGAGGACATCACGAGACTCATTTCTAagttatttgtacatttttataatttcaaagcaGCATATTCCGTTTTTCCTATCCAGTTGGATTGTTAACTTTTTTCGTTTTTCCTATCCAGTTggattgttaacttttttttaaaaaatatatcatgcaCGGttggattttaaaaaaaaatacattttgaagtTTATAACTTAAAAAATGGAATTTTCAGGAGCGAAATTTCAGTGTCAGAAAAGggtcagaatgcaggattttgcaccatttatcCAAAAAATTCtcggggccttgagcggccccgtACCCCTGCCGAGTAACCGCCTCTACGAGGCGGGATGACTCGCTTCGCGACTCATAAAATTTTCTGCCGTACCAATATAAATTTGAGTGCTACGCCTCTGTGCTGATTTTCCTGATGTTGCAATAATCAATCTCCCATTTTGTCCATTcttgaaaaaaatcacaataataaatgcaatcaataatttatgaatttacagttatCTAAAAACCTAAGTAACACCCATTAAAGTCTGCCTGATTCAAAACTGGAAGAGAATTAGTCTAATCATGAATCTTCTattcaataaaaacatttttgaatgCAAGTTCATATAATATCCAACTATTTCTAGGAGGCAACTACTAAACAGTACAGTAATTAAACTTTTATACAGAATTGTTATGGTAACTGAACTCATCTAAGGAGTTAGTGACAAAAGGTAGAACAATATTCGACATATGCCATTTCAATGGTGACTTTACTGTAAACAAGATGCTGTCAGAGATTTCATGGTGACTTTACTGTAAACAAGATGTTGTCAGAGATTTCATAAGGGACTGTACtgtaaacaagaggctgtcatgATTTTCCTACATAGGTCAAACCCTAAACAGTTGTGCAAGtacggacacaacatttaagctttaaacagctctgaatttggattgtgattgaatatttgatacagcataggtttgtgacacaaaataaatgtggtcaaagaactgAAAAAATTGAAACTGGACATTTAACTATTATGATCCAATATTGCTAGAATCAGCATATAAAaaacccaaagaattcaatttttgatgaaatacttccTAGTTAAACTATTTCTggtcaaagggaaataactaacTTTATTTCCATGAACCAATAATGTAAATCTAAAATAAGATATGACTTAACTTAGATATGATGTAATAAGATATGATGTTATATTTATTgtcaaattataatcaaatataattattAGTTTTCAAATAAATCCGTCACTCCAAATATAATTGGGTGATTGACATTTACCAGATGGTGTGTTATCTtgataaacaatgaaaaaaaattaacaacactAGGTAATGAATCTATTAGTAGATCCAGATCACCTGTCTATTAATCCCTACCTGTAACTCTTAAGAGGATTCTTCACTAGGTAATGTATCTTTAAGTAGATCCACATCACCTATCTATTAATTCCTACCTGTAACGCTAAAGAGGTTTCTTTACTAGGTTTTGAATGTATTTGTAGATCCACATCACCTGTCTATAAATACCTACCTGTAACTCTTAAGAGGATTCTTCACTAGGTAATGAATCTATAAGTAGATCCACATCATCTGTCTATTAATCCCTACCTGTAACTCTTAAGAGGATTCTTCACTAGGTAATGAATCTATAAGTAGATCCACATCATCTGTCTATTAATCCCTACCTGTAACTCTTAAGAGGATTCTTCACTAGGTAATTAATCTATAAGTTGATCCACATCACCTGTCTATTAATCCCTACCTGTAACTCTTAAGAGAATTCTTCACTAGGTAATGAATCTATAAGTAGATCCACATCACCTGTCTGTTAATCCCTACCTGTAACTCTTAAGAGGATTCTTCACTAGGTAATGTATCTATAAGTAGATCCACATCACCTATCTATTAATTCCTACCTGTAACTCTAAAGATGATTCTTCACTAGGTAATGAATCTATAAGTAGATCCACATCACCTGTCTATAAATACCTACCTGTAACTCTAAAGAGGATTCTTCACTAGGTAATGAATCTATAAGTAGATCCACATCACCTGCAGTTCTTGCTATTAGTTTGGCAAATACTTGTGGATAATCTGTTAAATAGATATACATCATATTAGTGTAGTCATAAACAGAAACAGATTAATTACTGAATTTTCTGAGAAAGGTCTCAAAATGAGTTTTTTTACTATATGGGCACAGATCAAGTAATAAGATGAAACATTTCTAATGAACCaatacataaatgtatatataccAAGACAATCATTACACTGGCCAATGGTCCAAAAATTCCTTTATAAGATTGAAGGATCAACATAAATAATTGAACCCTTTATAAATGGCAAGTGTTTTACAGAACACATCTACAATGTTGgttttactgtagttttgttctttttaaagCTCTGGGTTCTATAATTTGACACACTGGTTCTATACTGGTTCTTTTTGTTGTAAGCTATGTTTAAAGCTTGGTTTATGTAGTAAGTGGTGAAGTACTAATTTGCCATTATTTCTAattgatcatatatatatacaaaattcttTGAACTCTTCATATTATAATATGTACTATCTATATAATAGTTGATAGTTGATAACTATTTCTACACTTCAAGGTATTTATCAAAAAAGTGAAATGACTATTATCCATAAATTTaacttgttaaaaattaaatatatttcattttaagtttctttatatgttttgagAAATAGTTTTACTTAACTTTTATCGAGCTACCAACATGaccaatcaaattttaaaaaggaaaatattttagggtccatttttttaaaattctagaaatgtttattggccttttataataataaaaatcaagTATATAATTAAAAGTATTTGTTACATCTTGCTTATTTCATTAAGACAAttaggatataacaaaaatacctaaacCATTCATATCTTTACTATCAAATTGAACTGTAACAatttccctatatatatatatatatatatagaggaggggataaggtctctgtgCAATgttaggcggtgttgtcgtagaagttagaaacaaaaagtacaggttccagcccagGCGCCGGGGTGGAAGTTACAAATCCGATCTACTCTAACAGTTTTCTAggcagtttatatatatatatatatatatatacacacgagtataaattgaaaactaaaatatatatatatatatatatatatatatatacacgagtataaattgaaaactaaaatatatatatatgtataaatgtcTTATTCTGCCCTTTGTAAATGTTAGACCAAATTTATCTTAATTCAAAGAAAGAAATATCATCTGTATTTCAAGACAAACTTTTGACTATTTAATCAAAGTGAAAATGTGACtgtactgtatttttagtttCATTTGACAGATTTTAAATTAGCAAATTGAAGAGAAGAAAGGTGAAAAAGCAGTTGCTTTACATATCTAATTACTACAGCATATGCATAATATGTACTGTACCTTCTTGTGGTGGGTCTGATGGAGACTGTTTTTGTTTCTCAAATCCAGCAAATTGACTTGGTGGTGAATACTGTTGTAAAATTCCTACACtgttgcaaaaatgatcagccaTCTGCAAATagaaaattttcataaatatttaaacaaatttagaagatttttttttatatttaatacaaaGAAAGTTCCAATTTCCACTGagttgcacatattttatctgaaaaaaacaacacttttgtttattaaaacttttcacaaatattttagaGAAATGAAGACATAAGAGCAAATGAGTGCAATTTACGATATAATTAATACTTCAATCAAAAGGGCATGACTTTTGTAACAATATTGGATTCTGCACTTTAATTTGTCTGTCGAGACAttgcttatatcatgtatattaacatttgatataattttgataaaaatctggCAAATGTTATTCACATAAGGGCACCTACAATGGATTTTTCCATTTAATTATTGAGAAagtcaaatgaagtggatgtaagcaattataggcaacctacagccgtcaacaatgagaaaaacccatactgtgTGGTCGTCTACAAAAGGTCCTGACTTGAAAAATATGAAGCAAATCAATTGAGAAGAATAATAGcttaatttacaataaaacagattacgaaaaaaaaataagacagaGGTACATTTTGATAGACTCTAACAAAGATGATAACCAGTTGGTGCATCCTAGTCTCACGAGTCTTTGTGCTATTAAAATTGCAATGTGACATCACAATTTCCAAATAATAGGCATACCTAGTTCAAATTCTTATGACGTTCGTACAATGATCTACAGTACCATATGTCTGTTTTAACTTGGAACATTGAAATGAGTAACATTATTAACTTAattaattgaatgtttttttaagaTTGACTATCATGACTATTCTAAACAGGTTTTTTTCAAAGTAATCAACCACATCTAAATTTCTAGTGTGTAAATTTAgaactttaaacaaacaaataccgAAAAGGCCAAATAATTTCCTTTTACCTGGTtaagttagggagctaccatttgatttttatgggggttCTGTTGATTGTCACTGTGTTGGTTTTGATGATTGTCACTGTGTTGCTTCTGAGGATTGTCACTGTGTTTTCTGAAGATTTAGTCCTTCTCTACGTAGATAATTGAAACAACAGGGTATTATACCATAAGACAAAATATGGATGGAAAATTTGCTTATTTATCAGtggtggatctagaaattttcatatgtGGGGGCTCGCT from Mytilus galloprovincialis chromosome 5, xbMytGall1.hap1.1, whole genome shotgun sequence includes these protein-coding regions:
- the LOC143076135 gene encoding mediator of RNA polymerase II transcription subunit 21-like isoform X1, which translates into the protein MADRLTQLQDAVNQMADHFCNSVGILQQYSPPSQFAGFEKQKQSPSDPPQEDYPQVFAKLIARTAGDVDLLIDSLPSEESSLELQLASLKKLENENQESAKHLEDIVSKGDTLLSQIQEVLHDIAECQLRCQALESNT
- the LOC143076135 gene encoding mediator of RNA polymerase II transcription subunit 21-like isoform X2, whose amino-acid sequence is MADHFCNSVGILQQYSPPSQFAGFEKQKQSPSDPPQEDYPQVFAKLIARTAGDVDLLIDSLPSEESSLELQLASLKKLENENQESAKHLEDIVSKGDTLLSQIQEVLHDIAECQLRCQALESNT